Proteins encoded together in one Colius striatus isolate bColStr4 chromosome 3, bColStr4.1.hap1, whole genome shotgun sequence window:
- the ADRA2C gene encoding alpha-2C adrenergic receptor translates to MDLLLLVNASLDSPNESLALPPSSPSSSPLLQPPSPYSPAAVASLAAVVGFLIVFTIVGNVLVVIAVLTSRALRAPQNLFLVSLASADILVATLVMPFSLANELMNYWYFGKAWCNIYLALDVLFCTSSIVHLCAISLDRYWSVTQAVEYNLKRTPRRIKAIILTVWLISAVISSPPLISVYRDPEGDVFPQCKLNDETWYILSSCIGSFFAPCIIMVLVYIRIYRVAKLRTRTLSEKRTMPEGSSQTENGLSRAAAGCTSLRMQLGENGHYSVHHWRKASELEDIELEESSTSESRRRRSREEHPRKSSKSQSFSYSYSSKHSSSRLSRSSNRSMQLFSYRRRRKRSSICRKKVTQAREKRFTFVLAVVMGVFVVCWFPFFFSYSLYGICREACEVPETLFKFFFWIGYCNSSLNPVIYTIFNQDFRKSFKHILFKKKKKNFRH, encoded by the coding sequence ATGGATCTTCTGCTGCTGGTGAACGCGAGCCTGGACTCCCCCAACGAGTCCCTGGCGCTGCCCCCCTCCTCGCCGTCCTCCTCGCCCCTCCTGCAGCCGCCATCCCCCTACTCCCCGGCGGCCGTGGCCAGCCTGGCGGCGGTGGTGGGCTTCCTCATCGTCTTCACCATCGTGGGCAACGTGCTGGTGGTGATAGCTGTGCTCACCAGCCGGGCGCTGAGAGCCCCCCAGAACCTCTTCCTGGTGTCCCTGGCCAGCGCGGACATCCTGGTGGCTACTCTGGTCATGCCTTTCTCCTTGGCCAACGAGCTTATGAATTACTGGTACTTCGGCAAAGCTTGGTGTAACATTTACCTGGCGCTGGACGTGCTCTTCTGCACCTCCTCTATCGTCCACCTGTGTGCCATCAGCCTAGACAGGTATTGGTCGGTCACACAGGCAGTGGAGTACAACCTCAAACGGACCCCGCGGCGGATCAAGGCCATCATCCTCACTGTCTGGCTCATTTCGGCTGTCATCTCCTCCCCACCATTGATCTCTGTGTACCGGGACCCCGAAGGGGATGTCTTTCCCCAGTGCAAGCTCAATGACGAGACGTGGTACATCCTTTCTTCTTGCATCGGCTCTTTCTTTGCCCCCTGCATCATTATGGTGTTAGTCTATATCCGCATATACCGTGTGGCCAAGCTAAGGACCAGGACCCTCTCTGAGAAGCGTACAATGCCAGAGGGGTCCTCCCAGACTGAGAACGGCTTGAGCCGTGCTGCCGCTGGCTGCACGTCCCTGAGGATGCAGCTGGGAGAGAACGGACATTATTCAGTGCACCACTGGCGTAAAGCCTCTGAGCTGGAGGACATtgagctggaggagagcagcacCTCAGAGAGCAGACGGAGGCGGAGCCGGGAGGAGCATCCCCGCAAAAGCAGCAAGAGCCAGTCCTTCTCCTACTCATATTCCTCCAAGCACTCCAGTAGCCGCCTGTCCCGCTCCAGCAATCGCTCCATGCAGCTCTTCTCATATCGCCGTCGCCGGAAGCGTAGCAGCATCTGCCGTAAGAAGGTCACTCAGGCCCGGGAGAAACGCTTCACTTTTGTGCTGGCCGTGGTCATGGGGGTCTTTGTAGTTTGCTGGTTCCCTTTCTTCTTCAGCTACAGCCTCTATGGTATTTGCCGGGAGGCATGTGAGGTCCCTGAGACTCTCTTCAAGTTCTTTTTCTGGATTGGGTATTGCAATAGCTCCCTCAACCCAGTCATCTACACCATCTTCAACCAGGACTTCCGCAAGTCCTTTAAACAcattctgtttaaaaagaagaagaagaacttCCGGCATTGA